Proteins encoded by one window of Sorex araneus isolate mSorAra2 chromosome 3, mSorAra2.pri, whole genome shotgun sequence:
- the C3H17orf58 gene encoding UPF0450 protein C17orf58 homolog isoform X1 → MTARAFWLFCLLAGSSPEAPAAASKASPPPPHRQPDPGGGPGAQSTPGPRAQAVPEPPGRAWPDPRPRKPRPPAENRAGVREAARAPAGPPSPRLAQAENQPSPRRARARAPPFPAARPRARAPEAPAGPAHPNRPRARAPEAPAGPAHPNRSRAAAPPPPPPPSAAEPCARACSADPEEREAFCASEFAVNGIVQDVDVLGTGIRLVTLLVDRDGLYKMNRLYFTPDGFFFRVHLLALDPSSCNKPCPEFKPGSRYIVMGHIYHKRRQLPAALYQVLRGRVRPGDGLLRRSSSYVKRYTRRRDGQVQGAVGAPCL, encoded by the exons ATGACAGCTCGGGCGTTCTGGCTGTTCTGCCTGCTCGCGGGCTCCTCTCCCGAGGCCCCGGCGGCGGCGAGCAAAG CCTCGCCGCCGCCCCCCCACCGGCAACCCGACCCCGGCGGCGGCCCGGGCGCGCAGTCGACGCCGGGCCCGCGGGCGCAGGCGGTCCCCGAGCCCCCCGGCCGCGCCTGGCCCGACCCGCGGCCCCGGAAGCCTCGGCCGCCCGCCGAGAACCGGGCGGGTGTCCGCGAGGCGGCGCGCGCGCCCGCCGGCCCGCCGAGCCCGCGCCTCGCGCAGGCCGAGAACCAGCCGTCGCCGCGCCGCGCGCGCGCCCGAGCCCCGCCCTTCCCCGCCGCtcggccgcgcgcgcgcgcgcccgaggcacccgccggccccgcccaccccaacCGGCCTCGCGCGCGCGCCCCCGAggcgcccgccggccccgcccaccccaacCGGTCgcgcgccgccgcgccgccgccgccgccgccgccgagcgcCGCCGAGCCCTGCGCGCGCGCCTGCAGCGCGGACCCCGAGGAGCGCGAGGCCTTCTGCGCCAGCGAATTCG CGGTGAATGGAATCGTGCAGGATGTGGACGTGCTGGGAACGGGCATCCGCCTGGTGACTCTGCTGGTGGACCGGGACGGGCTGTACAAGATGAACCGCCTGTACTTCACTCCGGACGGGTTTTTCTTCCGAGTGCACCTCTTAGCCCTGGATCCCTCCAGTTGCAATAAGCCATGCCCAGAGTTTAAACCCG GCAGCAGGTACATCGTGATGGGCCACATCTACCATAAGAGGCGGCAGCTGCCTGCAGCGCTCTACCAGGTCCTGCGAGGGCGCGTCCGGCCGGGAGACGGGCTGCTGAGACGCAGCAGCAGCTACGTGAAAAGATACACCCGCAGGCGGGACGGGCAGGTGCAAGGGGCCGTCGGCGCCCCGTGCCTCTGA
- the C3H17orf58 gene encoding UPF0450 protein C17orf58 homolog isoform X3 has translation MTARAFWLFCLLAGSSPEAPAAASKAVNGIVQDVDVLGTGIRLVTLLVDRDGLYKMNRLYFTPDGFFFRVHLLALDPSSCNKPCPEFKPGSRYIVMGHIYHKRRQLPAALYQVLRGRVRPGDGLLRRSSSYVKRYTRRRDGQVQGAVGAPCL, from the exons ATGACAGCTCGGGCGTTCTGGCTGTTCTGCCTGCTCGCGGGCTCCTCTCCCGAGGCCCCGGCGGCGGCGAGCAAAG CGGTGAATGGAATCGTGCAGGATGTGGACGTGCTGGGAACGGGCATCCGCCTGGTGACTCTGCTGGTGGACCGGGACGGGCTGTACAAGATGAACCGCCTGTACTTCACTCCGGACGGGTTTTTCTTCCGAGTGCACCTCTTAGCCCTGGATCCCTCCAGTTGCAATAAGCCATGCCCAGAGTTTAAACCCG GCAGCAGGTACATCGTGATGGGCCACATCTACCATAAGAGGCGGCAGCTGCCTGCAGCGCTCTACCAGGTCCTGCGAGGGCGCGTCCGGCCGGGAGACGGGCTGCTGAGACGCAGCAGCAGCTACGTGAAAAGATACACCCGCAGGCGGGACGGGCAGGTGCAAGGGGCCGTCGGCGCCCCGTGCCTCTGA
- the C3H17orf58 gene encoding UPF0450 protein C17orf58 homolog isoform X2 codes for MTARAFWLFCLLAGSSPEAPAAASKAAVNGIVQDVDVLGTGIRLVTLLVDRDGLYKMNRLYFTPDGFFFRVHLLALDPSSCNKPCPEFKPGSRYIVMGHIYHKRRQLPAALYQVLRGRVRPGDGLLRRSSSYVKRYTRRRDGQVQGAVGAPCL; via the exons ATGACAGCTCGGGCGTTCTGGCTGTTCTGCCTGCTCGCGGGCTCCTCTCCCGAGGCCCCGGCGGCGGCGAGCAAAG CAGCGGTGAATGGAATCGTGCAGGATGTGGACGTGCTGGGAACGGGCATCCGCCTGGTGACTCTGCTGGTGGACCGGGACGGGCTGTACAAGATGAACCGCCTGTACTTCACTCCGGACGGGTTTTTCTTCCGAGTGCACCTCTTAGCCCTGGATCCCTCCAGTTGCAATAAGCCATGCCCAGAGTTTAAACCCG GCAGCAGGTACATCGTGATGGGCCACATCTACCATAAGAGGCGGCAGCTGCCTGCAGCGCTCTACCAGGTCCTGCGAGGGCGCGTCCGGCCGGGAGACGGGCTGCTGAGACGCAGCAGCAGCTACGTGAAAAGATACACCCGCAGGCGGGACGGGCAGGTGCAAGGGGCCGTCGGCGCCCCGTGCCTCTGA